Genomic segment of Hydra vulgaris chromosome 11, alternate assembly HydraT2T_AEP:
AATCAggcaaaaaaatacaattgagaAATCAagcttcaaagtttaaaaacaatttattaattaaaaattcccTGAAATATAAGAGTCAACTccctctttttctttttccttaTCAATATAGCCTTTCCTGATACATCTCCTTTTCCTTCTAGTCATTTTTTGTTTAGGAGTTGAATTTTTAATCGTGTTCTTTACTCTTGATACGTCCTTCTTCCACGATCCTTGGATCATAAAACTTCCAGGGGCAAGctgcaaatgtttaaaaattcttgTGAAACCTCTTAAACCATCATTGTAATTTATTACAGCTGAAGCAACACCCATATCTAGTAccttttttgtaacaaaaatgttttttgggcactttttcaaagaaaaactCGTTTAACTTTgctaagtttaaaacttttattctttgccataataaaatcttttttaacaacttcaaACTTTTTCCTCTCtgcttaaaaaataacatcaaaacatACTACTTTGCTTTATAACTCTAGTTCAAAAGTTTAGTTAATTATACAGACccaagaaaataaataattatttaaatctagTTCTAAggataatatatctataaaaaaaaattggttgcTATGAGGTTgctaagtaaagtttttttactcttaccaactaaaacaattttttacattttttttattaataaacctATATCATGttatatatggttgaaaagccaattaaattttacacaaagttggctaataaaccaaaaaacactttttttcacaaaaatcgctatttttttacctgataacCACCTTAATTCGGCTTTCTTTTCTCTAGTCCAGGATGTCGGACGACCAGGGTGCTTTCTATCAGAAAACGATTGAACAGTTTCAAGTCTTTTTAGGTTATCATATATTGTACTTTGAGCTAATCCTtccttttcaaaatgatttacgattttttttttatatatttggtttatttacaaataacatttttagtcGCTTTCGAAAAGATTCTCGTTCAGCAGCATTTAacctcattttaaataattgtgtttcaaataataaagtttatattttatagaacgTTTATGCTTACgcataaaaccacaaaaactaattattatgcTCAAATAATGAAATTAGGATTTGTCCGATAACTTCCGCATCACCCGTTATAGACCGTTCTGAATggtcatttacaaatattaaagtttcagcatatttttgaaaacttttaaagcatGAATGGGTATGCCAATAGTTTGGTGGATGTGAGAGCCAGTCTTTAACAAATTGCTTATCAAGACCAATCATGTAAAAAATCAGGTAAGATAAGTCATTAACTAAGACAGACAGGGATGGTGGTTTTATtccaatatttatattcattttgtaattttcttgATATCTTGTTTTACTATGTTCTCAGGCTTCTAATAGTCAGAGCTAAACATGTGATATGACAGAATTGCTGATGCAATTTTTGTCTTCTCCTTTAATGTTAAACCATTATCTAGCAAAGCTAGAGGTATCATGGTTGAGTCCAAATACCACCAATGCTTATACTGAGATTCCAATACAGCATCAACAGCAGTTGGGTTTGTACATACATTCTTGTACATATTCATTTGATGTATGGCTGTAATATCAAGAAAAGATGCTTTGATGACATTCTCAGATTGTAAATACCATTTTGgataaaagcaaataataaattCTGTAAAAAGGCTAATTTCAGTTTTTAGTTTATCATTTTCTAGAACAAATGTAAGTTGCTTGGATAGAAGctgaaattttagataataaattaattttcctaaaaatcTTGTATGATGAACAGCTGTTTTTCGTATCATAAACAACTGTTTTTCGTACTTTATATGTAACAGGGGATAAGTAAGTGACAACTAATTCTGCAAGCTTAATTTTATCATCTCTTTCATTACCTGGTTTATCAATGTAAGCTCTGCAAAATGTTAATGAATTCTCAGctgccttttttaaaaaattgcttttaacgTTATTCCAATCAAACCGTAAGAGTTGTATtggattataattaaaattaggttttgcaataatatttttaaaattttttgaaatgattattATCAGGTTCATTTGTTTTATCATCGGTCATTAATTTCCAAAAGTGAAGCATTCTTAGTTCGTTCACATGATGTCTACAGGCTATTTGGAGGAGATGTTTATCCAGTTCTTTAGATATTCTTAAAACGGACCCTTTATTCGTCTAAGTATTGGATGATGTTTTATCGAAGcatattcctctagtttttgaTGTTAGtttatattctttaattaaatctgttataccaaaaaattgatcTTCACCGGTGGATGACGCAAGCGGAGGTACTCTAAGTAGATAAGAATCTTCATTAATGTTAACTAAAACAGCCATTCTATCcctctttaatatttttcttttgtttagttCAAACAATGTCTTGCCGTCGAAATGAACTATACATGGGTATGGAGATGCATCAATGGCTACTTTAAGATCTTGTTTTGTAATGGTTTAtatgttttcattttcttttttcatttttttatatgcgGTAGACTGACTGCTTTTTACTTCTTCAAGGTCAACATCTTATGGATATAAAATTGCATTTGTTGCCTTCTGTAAAACATTAGGCGATATATCACAGGCTGTGGCAGTAAGAGAAACATTACcagcaaaaatatcttttggaATTTTTGCAATTACTTTGTCAGGGTTTTCAGAAACTTCTATATCATACCAATCACCTGGATTAAAATTAGATTGAATTGAAAAATCCTCGCTTAGATCTGTGTCTATAAGTTCAACCTTGGGTACATCATCTCCCAAATTTATAGGCTGTGAACAATTTTTCTTTCTGATACTTTCTTTTGCCTAATTTATAGAAAtgttttagtattagtttttaattttagaattagtGAAAAAGAGAATAAACTAAAAGCATTGAATACCTTTATTCTATTCTTAATATCTTCTGAACCAATGACAAACTTTCTTTGACCTTCCTGCACTTCAAGAAATTTTAGGTCTTCAATCTTGTATTTTAGggatctttttttatctttactgatcatgtttttttatttcaatctcAAACTTGTTTTGTTCAACCAAATCGCCACTAGTTCTacgtttttcattttttttcaagttggaAAAAGACTTgtgcaaattaaaaagtttttttaactaaatccaGCTTTAATCCAGAATCTCTTGATTTTAGACAAAATATATTCACAGCAACTATCTGAgcatcttgaaaaatattttttaggggACAAGcaattatatttgatattgaTGCAGATCGACATTGCTGGTCATATATTAGGTGTTGAAGAATGTCCAAGCCCGTTGAAAGAtgtatatctaaataaaaaaattttaaactgtcAATGAACCATTCGAAAAAGGTATCATTAGTAGTTCCAAAAAAGATTCATTACTAATTCCAGtattagcaaaaatgtttctacctgatatagctggtTTTGcctcttttataataaaaatttcctttttcATTGACCTTAGTTGAGTTGCACTCATTtctaatatgtttattttatgtactaatctgaaattattagaaaaatgtaaaattttttaattttcagaagTTGtaccaatatataaatatacaacaaTAGACGTTAcagaaaataatgcaaaaaattaccaattttcctgatttttaataccaagaaacataaatttttgaggggtaataaaaaaaccaaacagttttaaactaaaatatagtccttttaaaaaaaaaaattaaaaaaaaaaaatgtttaacccCTTCCTCAAGAGGTCCGAATATGACTCCTTTTCGTTCATTTGTTCCCTAAATTAATGGTTTGAGAGGGGGGTCAAAAGTTATCCGACAGTGCTCAAACTTTTTGAggctcattttttatatatttgcccCAAATTTAGGGGTAtggttattttgtttttaaaatttactttttttgactccccctaatatatatatatatatatatatatatatatatatatatatatatatatatatatatatatatatatatatatatatatatatatatatatatatatagactgtCATACGACAATGCCAGTAGTATGCCTGGAGTCTATTCTGGTTTACAAACAAGAATCAAAGTGATCAATTGCCAAATATATTCCAAATCTGCTTAGGTTTAAATTTCGAATAAAGCCTTCACACTGTTTAGTAAACTGACTGTAGCCTGTCTAGAAAACTTGGATCATAAAAATCTTGTATAAGCAGGaagaagttatttaatttagaaaattctaATTTACACTCAGCCGCAAAACATTGTCAAAAACAAGAATACTTTTCTAAAGTTCtagagcaaaataaaaaattatcaattagattaaatactatatataaaatataattgtaaatattttcaactgttttgttattttaaatttcttttaaattatacaaaatttagtttacaaattctttttgtaatggGTCCCTAAAATGCTCAAATGGGCTTAGGCCTCCTCAATTTTACCCGTTTCCTTATTTGTGACCCTTATaactttttccaattttataaacgctcttttctatacttatagaacaacttcttttaaataaaagtttttttttgtaacgtGCATCTAAAATGTTAAGATGGGGAAGATCCACCTCAATTTTACCCCTTTGCCCCAAAGGGGTAAAATTGCACTCTTAGCACTTTgttcgaattaaaaaaaaccctattctattgttaacaaaacaaatatttttgaattaaaaaagttttatttgagtgACATGGCATATAACCGGGCGGTCTTTTTGACCGCTAGCGGAGTTTAACCTTCAAGTGCTGTAAaagttcttatttatatttatatgaacaaagaaaaaattggcTGCAAGATTTAGCAATAActtacaataatttaataaaaaacatattaataacTGCATAAAAAGGTTGTTCAgaaattgatattatttttttatttatttcatataaataatgtttatttaaattggtataaatatagaaaaagtaatcaatggtaaaaatattatagtttaaaaacaatcttAACAAGAAATTGTACTAAAAAtgccatttttaatttacttaatagaAAAGGTAAAgttattgccaaaaaaattattgtcaatgTAAGGGACCACTGTAAGGTGGAGGAGGTACATCAGGATAGGGCGGAACAGGGTAAGTACAAAAATTAGCGGTAGACGTAAGGGGGTTCAACTTTAATTCTAATTGTTCAGCGATGAAGGGAGCGTGTTCAGAATAATTAGCTTGTTCAAGTATCGCTGGTGCAGTAGGTAGCGTTTCATTATTTTCGATAAtagaaatttctttaattatacAATGATCGACTTTTTGAGTACTACAGTTTAGTAGCCATCTAAAAGGCCACGATAACGTCAAAAAGTGTGCGAGTTGAAAGCAAACTTTGTTCAACCAAAACGGACGGTTACTATTTACACCCATTATACGTTCTTTAAATCCGTCTATATTGATTTCCGTGTAATAGTTGATGTGTGTATCgcgatttttattttctttaataaaatttgattcaacttttgaaaattctttAGATGTTTGTTCATCGCGAAAAGTAAATGTCTTTGTTAGTTTTATGCGTGTAACTCTGGAATGAGTAGTGGGAACTTGACTTCGATTGGATACATCCTTCCAAgttctaaaactaaaatttaatgcGTCAGTATGTGAAACAACCTTTTCCTGATATGTTTCCATTCTGCTCTGTAAATTACCATTAGCATCCGTATAAGTAATGGTACGAGTTCTGGTTTCATAATGGTAGCactcaataattataaaaatgagaGGCTCTTTTTCGTAGATCATATTTAAGTAACTATCAATTTCATCACCATCGTATGTGCtatcaagatattttttttcattgcaaaATTGCGCTTCTATTAAAATGTACAAGTAAAAAATTGGTATCGAAATTACTGCAATAGTATTAATAGTTGAAAACAACTTTGGTCCATAAGTATAAAGATTGAAAGTAGATATAGCAACCTTGAGGAAAATTAGTATCACCAtacctaaaaaattttacttaataagcAGATAAACTTTATAGGTATAAAGAGAGGTATTTAAGTAGACATATTAAAgcatattttaacattaatttttttaaagtctatatattttaaatatatatatatatatatacatatgtgtatatatatatatatatatatatatatatatatatatatatatatatatatatatatatatacatatatatatatatatatacatatatatatatatatatatatatatatatatatatatatatatatatatatatatatatatatatatatatatgtatatatatgtatatatttatatgtatatatttatatatatatatatatatattataaatacatatatatacacatatataaattatgttagtgtattctacaaacagagtgctcaatgttctaaaagaacagagcaataataaattagtaaaaacacttatctattTTTTGATTACTTCAACACTGTGTTTCACCATCattaggttcatcaggaagattcttcctgatgaacctactgatggtgaaacaCAGTGTTGAAGTAatcaaaaattagataagtgtttgtactaattcatttatatacatgtatatatatatatatatatacatgtaaatatatatatatacatatatatatatatatatatatatatatatatatatatatatatatatatatatatatatatatatatatatatatgtacatatatatatatatatatatatatatatatatatatatatataatatatatatatatatatatatatatatatatatatatatatatatatatatatatatatatatatatatatatatatatatatatatgtacatatatatatatatatatatatatatatatatatatatatatatatatatatatatgtacatatatatatatatatatatatatatatatatatatatatatatatatatatatatatatacatatatatatatatatatatatgtatatatatatatttatttatttaaatatgagacTTGTATggtatgataaaaaataaaaataaaacttactaaaATACAACCATAATGAAAGTATCCTAAAATAGTTGGAATCGTCTTTATAACTCCAAACAATAAAGGGGCCTAAAATTGGATTTACAGCAGCCAATGTAATAGCTAAAATATAGATCCAATAATATTTGTCTgcattaaacaaaatctttggTGACTTTTTAGttgtagtagaagtagtagtttTAGTAGTAGACTTTGTAGTTGTTAGAACTGTGCATTTCTTGTCACTTTTCCAAACATACTCTCCTGAGCTGCTTTTTTTACACAATGTATCGTAAACTTCATTGCTACCAGATAAGCAAAAGTAGGGTTCTAATGATCCAGCTTCTATAACTAAATCTTTATCATTTTTACACCCAAAACTTTTTTGGCTGCAGTCATCGCCATTGTAGTTAAACAGACATGTACAAGTAGTCctatttatttgatttacaCTGCATGTGCCATTGTTCATACATCGATCTTTACTACACGGTTTATTTAAACCTCGACACTGAAGAGTTACACCAACTTGTTgctcaaaaattaatttaataccGTTATATTTATACCATGTGTTTGTAATAAACTCTGGTTTTAATGCCTGATCAATTACGTACCAATTTACCATAGTTGACGTATAATTTGGTCCAATATTCCAAAacgaattaaaataataaagataccACTTAGTTACATCAAAATttgaatgtttataaatttgtctATTAAAAGCATACGTATTTTCAAGAGGTAAGAAGTAATCATTTATTGGATTATTATAACCGGGTAAATTATAGTTAAAGGTTAAGTCTCGAAATTGACAGTCAGTAAAATTCCAGCACTCGACTtgtaaatcttcttttaaataaatatttttttgattccaTTGAAACCATTTCTTCACCACACCTCCAAAAACGTTGTTTCTATTTGCATTTTTGATCCAGATTTTTGGgttagtcatttttattttgtctgcGTCTGCTCCTAATCCTAAATAGAAATTTTCACCTGGGAACGGTTTACTAAAGAAGAACACATTGTTAGTTTTTGTATATTGGAAATAGATGTTACCTCTTTCGTTGAGGTAGAGAGGAAAATTATCAACCACTTTATCTGTCTTGATATATACGCCATTGATAACTtccttataaaataatacatctTCATTTtgtgattgtttaaaaaatatttttgagcacaaagtagaaaataaatcatcgctaaagcattttttagttaaaaccaACAGTGTAAAAACGCATAACGTTGTTAACTTTAAGAAAaccatgtttatttttattaaaacgtcgtttttttaatgacacaaaatattttagtttcagttttatgtgcttttaaaacaataacagttacttttgtaatttttacaataagatttctttgattcaatttttaagtaaacatGACGTAAGCGTTACGTAAAACTTGTGCCTCGTCTTATTTGTTGTTAACAATGTTCTTTTTGTtggatttattaaaatgtaaaggGATtacttcattttatttaatcacCTCTAAACTCTACTATCAACATTCTTGTTATTTCAAAGTTAATCAACGTGCTTTTAAACACGTTAACGATTTGAggttatagtttatataaagaataGACAACGTTTTTAGACTTGAGATATACTTACATcattagtttacataaaagaataaataatatttcttaataaatatatttttaaatacgttGTCACAATCATTTCACAATCGCCTTAGTCATTTTTTCACGTCTTgataaatttgaagaaaaaaaattttgttttctcttacatcacaatgaaacaaataaaaaaaattattttttgattggcTAAAGAATAGAGAATTGGTTATATATTGCCCTACCGAGGCGAAAGGAAGCAAGTCCATGAGACGTAAAAAAcggaaaaactatttttaacagcTAGTATAAATCATACTAATTTTTCTACACCATTTTATAGGACTTTCtctttagattaaaaaaaaaacatatctctAATTTCagagatattttgttttaaatttaattttaatatttttatatctctaACATTGAACTTGCTTCCTTTTGCCTTGGCAGGACTATACATTTTAACGATTAACTCCTAAAAATAATAACcccctaaataaaaaataacccCCTAAAAAATGAATTAGACAATTATGAAATGATCGTGATGATATAATAATGGtaagattgttttaaaaattaaaagaaacgcAGTTGCCTTTAAcgatcaaaacttttttacaactaatgcgaaagaataaaattcaataattaaaaCTGTTGCTATATTTCTAACTTTAGATTAGATCAAATAGCATTTGAAAGCATTTCCAAATTGGACTATCTTTTgtgaatattttcaaacaaatctgattttttaaagaaaagctaattaaaataatcagcAGCATTAGGATACTGAAATTACTCGCACGATGTACAATGGagtatttgattaaaaaagccgataaaaattatttcatttaattaaagtaacagaaacaacaaaagtttctttaaagttaccgcaaaatatgttttttctcaataaagtgaaatatttcaaaaatatatatttaagaagtatatttataaatatcaaaagtatatttatagacaaaatattttacaggaagttataaattattataaaaaatttttaataactatattttttttgttaacggGAAGCTACAGagagtaattattaaataattttctttggAATGGGGATAGTTTAATTtggtcatttgtttttataattttttaagaggTATTTATTTTCGTGCCtacatttagaaattaattcagattttttatttaataaattttcttgatttaaatgagtaattatttcaaatttttcttgcaaACATAGCATACATTTTTCGGAAATGTTATTATAGGCAGGGGCAGATTTTAGAATAGAccattctaaattaaatttttttttttttttttttaaatcctaaatatattttgacagcatagtctcttttgaatattttttgtgtttaaacgATTGTTTGTGGTTGGCATAACGTTTTTTCCATTCCCCCTCGGTtaagccaatatattgtttatcaaaatAACCCTGATATTTTGACAGCCAATATATTGGCTGACAAAATAACCCTGATAAACAATCAGTAAGATAAAGAGTAAGATAAGTAGTAAAAAGAGTAAGATAACAACAAAGAATAAGATAAAGCGCGAGCGCAAAAAAGCCAGTAAAGTTCAAGTAAAGGCGTTGTACTTTGATGGTAAAAAAAACCAgatactcaaattttttaataaaaagagaacCATAGTGATGGAAGGGCGCATATCTTTGATTCAGGAGCCTTAATGAAGCTTTTTCGAGATAATGCACTTTTGTTTAGCGGAACGCCTGAAGCATTAAAATCTCAAATTTTATAGTAATCTAAAAAACACAATATCATTTAGGATGACTTGCAAGTGCTATGCTGTAATGGAATTAATGTAAACACTGGAAACAAGGTTGGTGTTATTAAATTGATTGAACTAAAACTTCAACGGCGTCTACAATGAGAAATTTGTTTGCTACATGCAGGTGAGCCTCTATCACATCATTTGTTTGTGGAGTTGGATTGACCAAAATCTGGTTCTAGATATTATTTAGGCTCAATTAAAAAGTCTTGAAATTTGTGAGATCTCAAAGTTTGTTGATTTTCAATCTATAAGATATAATGTAGAAATGTCGGGGGTAGAAAGAAATCGCGTTGTTAGCCAAATATACTACAAATGCATTCTTTGGTTATCAAGAAAACTTGATTTTGTGGCTGCTCATCTCATATCATTGCCATTCTTCTGAAAAAGATACTATATAAGCAGCTAAAAATTTGAGAATTAAGTGCTGGGCGTATACAGAGAGCTAGAGAAGTAAGTAGTATGAAAGCCAATTAAACAAGTGCGCGACAATTCTTTTTTTCCCCTGTGTAAATATCTACAATCCGTATGTTACTAACAAGATATTTAGGTAGCAGGAGCGAAAAGAAgactaattattatatatatataatagttatatagttCAAGGTTACTCACAGGTTACTACAAACCTACTCAGACTCAAACAAGGTTACTACAAACCTTTTTTGAGTCTGAGACTTTGAGTCAAACAAAGATTTTAAGGAGGGGAGGGGGTTACCCCCTCCCTCAAAGAAggtgattttaaagttatagcCGGTTTCTTTTATGAATTTAGTCAACTAGTTAggtatttgacacaattcactcgggtatattttaattttgaggacctatttttttttttttgcaaagccaGTCGGTACTTTTCAAGGGTTCACCCCCCCCCCTCATTTTATTAGTAGAATCGCCTCTGTTCCTAGTATCAATTTTATGGTGAAGAATACGTGGGAGTTAATTAGTTGTGGTAATTCGCAGCGGGCAGAGCTATCACTAACAATACAGCTCACCAATGAGCAACTGGAATAAGAAAAAGAGGACCACATTTGACTATGTGATCTGTTTGAAAAGCTACCTTGCCACACACAAGCTGTAGAAAGTTGTGTTAAAATGGCGACAGCTGTTTCTGCTTCGGTTTGTTGTTATATAAAAAGAGATGGTATGACACGTTTCCGCGTGAAATCTAAAAAGAATGTGCTAATAATAAACTCCAAGGCACATAATAACTCTATTTAGTACAACTTTTGCTCtatgtattttaatattatgtagTAAATGCACCTGTTCAATtctaaaactcttttaaaataatatttaatagacAATAAATACGCATTCGAAAAGTAAAGTACTTCaaacagatattaaaaaaaaaattaatcaaatatgGAAAATTCTAAAACTTGATCAAAAATTGCTGCAGGGGGTAATTCTTGTCCAATTTTGCTAATCTTAGTCTTTTATCTTTTAGTATTCTTATAACTAATATAGAAATCAGGGAGAATAATAGAATTTCtgaaaaaacttattcttaCTCCAGCTTAGTGTACATTCTGCAAATGCacatttttaaacactttttggCAGCTGTTTTTAAAGTGTATAATAGATTTAGCGatagaatgttaaaaaaattagcctGGAAAAACGTGGTGAAATATAACAAAAGGTCGTTGAACTTGAAGAATGATGAGCCGTATAGTAAAAAGCGTATTTTTGACTACGAAATGATCGCATGAAAATagggttttaaaaatatattatttataatgaatttaaatgGTTTGGAAATTTAAAGTGatattattgtaaaacaaaGTATGTAAAACCACATTTAAATTCTTATACTATGTTCATATTCAAAAgtctttttgttatatttcgCCACGTTTCTCCGGgcagattttttcaa
This window contains:
- the LOC136087267 gene encoding uncharacterized protein LOC136087267; translation: MISKDKKRSLKYKIEDLKFLEVQEGQRKFVIGSEDIKNRIKAKESIRKKNCSQPINLGDDVPKVELIDTDLSEDFSIQSNFNPGDWYDIEVSENPDKVIAKIPKDIFAGNVSLTATACDISPNVLQKATNAILYP
- the LOC101240568 gene encoding uncharacterized protein LOC101240568, with the translated sequence MVFLKLTTLCVFTLLVLTKKCFSDDLFSTLCSKIFFKQSQNEDVLFYKEVINGVYIKTDKVVDNFPLYLNERGNIYFQYTKTNNVFFFSKPFPGENFYLGLGADADKIKMTNPKIWIKNANRNNVFGGVVKKWFQWNQKNIYLKEDLQVECWNFTDCQFRDLTFNYNLPGYNNPINDYFLPLENTYAFNRQIYKHSNFDVTKWYLYYFNSFWNIGPNYTSTMVNWYVIDQALKPEFITNTWYKYNGIKLIFEQQVGVTLQCRGLNKPCSKDRCMNNGTCSVNQINRTTCTCLFNYNGDDCSQKSFGCKNDKDLVIEAGSLEPYFCLSGSNEVYDTLCKKSSSGEYVWKSDKKCTVLTTTKSTTKTTTSTTTKKSPKILFNADKYYWIYILAITLAAVNPILGPFIVWSYKDDSNYFRILSLWLYFSMVILIFLKVAISTFNLYTYGPKLFSTINTIAVISIPIFYLYILIEAQFCNEKKYLDSTYDGDEIDSYLNMIYEKEPLIFIIIECYHYETRTRTITYTDANGNLQSRMETYQEKVVSHTDALNFSFRTWKDVSNRSQVPTTHSRVTRIKLTKTFTFRDEQTSKEFSKVESNFIKENKNRDTHINYYTEINIDGFKERIMGVNSNRPFWLNKVCFQLAHFLTLSWPFRWLLNCSTQKVDHCIIKEISIIENNETLPTAPAILEQANYSEHAPFIAEQLELKLNPLTSTANFCTYPVPPYPDVPPPPYSGPLH